The DNA window GCGACGGAGATCGAAGCAGCGACCGAGGCGATCGCGGAGCATGGGGGGCCGGTCTACATGCGGCTCTTGCGTGGCAGCGTGCCGGTGGTGTTCGAGCCTGGCTACATCTTCGAGATCGGCAAGGCGCGCTGCCTTCGCCAAGGTTCCGATGTCGGCATCATCTCGACCGGCTTCATGACCGAGCGGGCGCTGGATGCGGCGGATGCGTTGGACAAACAAGGCATCTCGGCCGGCGTGCTGCATGTGCCGACGATCAAGCCATTCGATGCCGGGGCGGTGGCCGAATTTGCCGCTGGTTTCAACCATATCGTCACGGCGGAAAACCATGTCGTGGTCGGCGGCCTGGCGAGCCTTGTCGTCGAGACCTTGTTCGATGCCGGCATTGCGAAGAAAGTCACCCGCATCGGCCTGCCCGACCGCTATATCGAATGCGGCGCGGTGCCGACCTTGCAGGCGAAATATGGGCTGACGACCGACGCCATCGTCGCAACAATTGCCGCGTTGAACTAGGACTGCCGCATGAAGATCACCGACATCGAGACCTTTGCCGTCGGCGCCGGGTGGAAGAACTGGCTCTTCGTCAAGGTGCAGACGGACAAGGGCATCCATGGTATCGGCGAAGGC is part of the Mesorhizobium loti genome and encodes:
- a CDS encoding transketolase family protein is translated as MSGAATEAGRTLAMGQDEAVGGGRRSVEAPFGKALARLGQSRPDIVGLTADLGKYTDILPFRDAFPDRFFNVGMAEQNLVAVAAGLARTGKVPFATTYGVFATRRAYDFVAIALAHSNLDVKIVAGLPGLTTGYGGTHQAIEDLALMRMIPGLTIIDPCDATEIEAATEAIAEHGGPVYMRLLRGSVPVVFEPGYIFEIGKARCLRQGSDVGIISTGFMTERALDAADALDKQGISAGVLHVPTIKPFDAGAVAEFAAGFNHIVTAENHVVVGGLASLVVETLFDAGIAKKVTRIGLPDRYIECGAVPTLQAKYGLTTDAIVATIAALN